Within Actinoplanes sp. L3-i22, the genomic segment GACCTCGAACACGGGCACCTGGCGGCCGCCCTGGCGGGTTCGCTGCGTACCGCCCGGACCGCCCCGGCGCCCCTGCGGATGCTGCCCCGGCCCGCCGCCCGGCTGCTGGCCGCTGCCGTGCTCAGCGTCGACGCCCGCAGGGCCGGTCCGGCCCCGAAACTTCGCGACCTGCTCCCCGGCATCCGCTACGACTTCAACGTCGTCGCCGGCATGGACGCAAAGATGGCGAGCTTCGGCTCCATCGACCAGCCCATGCTGCTGCTCAGCGGCACGAAGAGCCCCGGCTTCCTCCGGCAGGCCATCCACGACCTGTCCGGCGTGCTGCCCCGGGCGACGACCGTCGAGTTCGACGGCCTCGACCACGCCGGCTCCTGGAACACCGGGCGCGGCAGCGGCCCGCGGCTCGTCGCGGCAGCCCTGCGTGCCTTCTTCACCTGAGCGCCGCAACCCTCGGAAAACCTGAGCGCCGCAACCCTCGGAAAACCTGAGCGCCGCAACCCTCGGACAAACGGAGAACCCCATGCGTCTCAACCACCTCAACCTCTGCGCCAGCGACGTCACCGCGCTCACCGGCACACTCGTCACGCACTTCGGCTACCGGATCATCGACTCGGGTCAGGTTCCCGCGGCGGCCGGCGGCGGCTCCTTCGCCGCGGTCGCCGGCACCGACGGCTCCGAGTTGGTCATCACCCAGATCGATCCGGTGCCGCACGGCAGGTCCGCGTACCCGAAGGGCTTTCACTTCGGCCTCATTCAAGACTCCCGCGAGGCCGTGTACGCCAAACACGACGAGCTGACCGCGGCCGGGCTGCACCCCGGCAAGATCAGCGACGGATTCCAGGTGTGGGGAGCAACCTGGACCGCGTTCTACTGTCCCCTCGGCGACGGCCTCGACATCGAGGTGAACTACCGAACCCCCGGCACGCTGGACGGCTTGCTCGACTGAATTCCTCGCTCCCTGGACAGGTGGGGTCAGTTGCCGAATCGCGTGGCGAACCTCGCGGTGAACAGGTCGGCGCCCTTGCGCTCCTGGACCGTCTGCGCGGTGGCCGCGACGGCACCCTCGGGCGTGGGGAGCTGGCCGACTCCGCCGTGCGTGCCCAGCGGGAGCAGGATCCTGCGCTCGGCCGCCGGCGACCAGACGGCGTCCGGCTGATCGCCGCCCAGTTGGGACCTGATGTTGCGCACCACGATCTCGGCATGGGTCATCGAGTAGGACGCCATTTTCGGGTCGGGCAGCGCGGTGATGTCGCCGATGGCGTAGACGCGCTCGTAGCCCGCGACGTTCAGGCGCTCGGTGACCGGAACGGCTGCCTGCTCGGTCAGCGGCGTGAGCTTGCCGTCCGCCAGATAGCCGGTGTTGATCCGGACCCCGAAAGCGCGGAACCAGATGTCCGCCACGATCTGGTCGCCGTGCTCGGTGGTGACCGCGACGCGACCGGCCCGGCCGGCCTCGATCGCCGGCAGCGCGCTCAGACCGGTGCCCAGGTGCAGCTCGATGCCGAGCCGGTCCAGCTGGCGGCGCAGGTCGGCCTGCACCTGCGGCAGGAAGCCGGGTAGCAGCCGGTCGGTCCGGTCGACGATGGCCACCTGCTTGTCCGGCCAGACCTGCTTGATCTCCCCGGCGAGCTCCAGGCCGACCGGGCCGGCGCCGAGGATGAGCACGCGGTGGGCGCCGGCCAGCTCCTTGTGGGTCTCGCGAAGATCGCCCAGTTGCTCGGCGATGCCCGTTGCGCCATCGTTCGGCTTGGCCGGATAGGGGTAGCCGGAACCGGTGGCCAGGACCAGATAGTCGGCCTCGACCCGCGCACCGGAAGCCAGCGTGACGCCGTTCGGGTCCACCGAAGCGGCCCGGTCGCGGATCACCCGTCCGCGGTGGAGCAGGGTGTCGAACGAGAAGAAGGCGCTGGGCGCCCAGTCCGGCTGCGTCAGTGCTCGCAGCGAGGCTGCCGCGTTGACGAACGCTTCCCGGGGGTCGATGAGGATGACGTTCGCGTCGGCGTCCAGCTCCTTGGCGACCAGCGATCCGCCGTAGCCACCGCCGACGACCGCGACCGTGCGATTCATAACTGCTCCCGTGCCGAAGGGTGCTCCAGGAGCCGCACCCGGCCCCGGAGTTGACACGACAACTGTAGCGCGGGAAGTTGTCGCGTCAACTCCCTTGCCGGTACGGTTTCGCCATGACGATGCCTCGCGCCCTGGAGCCGGCCGAGTGGGAGCTCTGGCACATCTGGATGCAGGCCCAGCGCCTGCTGGCCCGCGAACTGGACCGCCAACTCCAGCAGGACTACGGCATCTCCAAGGCCGAGTTCAGCGTGCTCGTGTCACTGCACCAGGCGGCCGGCGGCCAGTTGCGGGTCGGCGAGCTCGCCGACTCGCTGGCCTGGGACAAGGGCCGGGTGGCCCACCAGCTCACCCGGATGGAAGGCCGCGACCTGGTGACGCGCATCGAGAGCGGGTCCGCCGGTCGCCGGACCGGGGTCGCGCTGACCGCCAAGGGCCGCAGTGCCGTGCGCCAGGC encodes:
- a CDS encoding VOC family protein; translation: MRLNHLNLCASDVTALTGTLVTHFGYRIIDSGQVPAAAGGGSFAAVAGTDGSELVITQIDPVPHGRSAYPKGFHFGLIQDSREAVYAKHDELTAAGLHPGKISDGFQVWGATWTAFYCPLGDGLDIEVNYRTPGTLDGLLD
- a CDS encoding NAD(P)/FAD-dependent oxidoreductase, coding for MNRTVAVVGGGYGGSLVAKELDADANVILIDPREAFVNAAASLRALTQPDWAPSAFFSFDTLLHRGRVIRDRAASVDPNGVTLASGARVEADYLVLATGSGYPYPAKPNDGATGIAEQLGDLRETHKELAGAHRVLILGAGPVGLELAGEIKQVWPDKQVAIVDRTDRLLPGFLPQVQADLRRQLDRLGIELHLGTGLSALPAIEAGRAGRVAVTTEHGDQIVADIWFRAFGVRINTGYLADGKLTPLTEQAAVPVTERLNVAGYERVYAIGDITALPDPKMASYSMTHAEIVVRNIRSQLGGDQPDAVWSPAAERRILLPLGTHGGVGQLPTPEGAVAATAQTVQERKGADLFTARFATRFGN
- a CDS encoding alpha/beta fold hydrolase; its protein translation is MGSTGVIAAHVTSRDGTRIGYLRRGAGPGLVLIQGAMGTAYHYHDLANALAPDFTVYTPDRRGRGLSPKPYDDGHDIARDVEDVAALLTEADTGDLFGLSSGAMITLEAARTLRRVTRAAVYEPPFYRDGISHDGIRQLGADLEHGHLAAALAGSLRTARTAPAPLRMLPRPAARLLAAAVLSVDARRAGPAPKLRDLLPGIRYDFNVVAGMDAKMASFGSIDQPMLLLSGTKSPGFLRQAIHDLSGVLPRATTVEFDGLDHAGSWNTGRGSGPRLVAAALRAFFT
- a CDS encoding MarR family winged helix-turn-helix transcriptional regulator, which encodes MTMPRALEPAEWELWHIWMQAQRLLARELDRQLQQDYGISKAEFSVLVSLHQAAGGQLRVGELADSLAWDKGRVAHQLTRMEGRDLVTRIESGSAGRRTGVALTAKGRSAVRQAIQGHEGNIRRYFFDQLAPEQAAAIKAWSRQTLDRIDAAGDQAGAPAVD